The nucleotide window CGACGACAACCTCGACTGGGCGCTCAAGATGGAAGCGGACCGCATGGTCAACAGCTACATCGCCAAGTCCGATCTGGAAAGCGAATTCACCGTGGTGCGCAACGAGATGGAGTCGGGCGAGAACAACCCCGGCCGCAATCTGTGGGAGCGCATGACCGCCACGGCCTACCAGTGGCACAACTACGGCAAGTCCACCATCGGCGCACGGACCGATGTGGAGAACGTCAAGATCGAGAATCTGCAAGCCTTCTATCGCACCTACTACCAGCCTGATAACGCCACCCTGATCGTGACCGGCAAGTTCGATGAGGCCAAGACACTCGCGCGCATCGAGCAATACTTCGGCGCCATTCCCAAGGCGACGCGCGCCCTCCCGCAGCTCTACACCAAGGATCCGGTACAGGATGGCGCACGTGAAGTCAGCGTGGTGCGTGTGGGCGATACCCAGCTGATCGGTGCCATCTACCACATCGCACCGGGCGCACATGTCGACGCCGCGCACGCCGAGCTGCTGGCCTTCATCCTCGGCGACACGCCGACGGGTCGCCTGCACAAGGCGCTGGTCGAGAAGAAGAAAGTGGCTGGCATTGAAGCCGAATCCATGGGTCTGCACGACCCCGGCTATATTCTGTTCTTCGCTAATCTCAACAAGAGCCAGTCGCGCGACGAAGCCAAAAAGGCCATGTTGCAGGTGATTGAAGGCGTGAAGAAACAGCCGATCACCGAAGAAGAACTCAAGCGCGCCAAGACTGCCATCCTCAACAATTTCGAGAAGACGCTGTCTGATCCGGTTGCTGCGGGTATTAGCCTGTCTGAATCGGTGGCCAACGGTGACTGGCGCCTGTTCTTCCTCACGCGCGATCGCATCGAGTCCGCCACCGTGGCCGATGTGCAGAAGGTGGCCGAAAACTACCTGATCGAGAACAACCGCACCTTCGGCCAGTTCATTCCGGCCGACAAACCCGTGCGCGCCAACATGCCGGCCGCGCCGGAACTCGGCAAGCTGCTGGCCGATTACAAGGGCAAAGCGGCCGTGGCCGCTGGTGAAGCCTTTGACCCCAGCCCCGCCAACATCGACAAGCGCACCGTGCGCCTGACACTCGCCAACGGCGCCAAGGTAGCCCTGCTACCCAAGGTGACGCGCGGCAATACCGTCAACGGCCAGATCGTGTTGCGCATGGGCGACGAGAACAGCCTGTTCGGCAAGCGCGAAACCGCGCAGCTGGTTGCCGGCATGCTGACCCGCGGTGCCGGCAAGCTTAACCGCCAGCAGATCTCCGACCGCCTTGATGAGCTCAAGGCCAAGCTCTCGGTGGGCACGGCCGATGGCAATACCGTGTCGGTGAGCTTTGAGACCAAGCGCGACAAGCTGGCCGAGACGCTGGCGCTGATCCGCGATGTGCTGCGCGCGCCCACCTTCCCCGAAGCTGAACTGGAACAGTTCCGTACCGAATGGGTGACCGGCGTGGAAGAGCGTCGTCGTCAGCCCGATGCCATCGCCCAGAACGAACTGACACGTCACGACAACCCGTACAAGAAGGGTGATGTGCGCTACGCCGGTACGTTTGAGGAGCAGATTGCTGCCGTCAAGGCGGTCAAACTGGCTGATCTGAAGGCGTTCCATCAGCAGTTCTACGGCGCAGGCAATGCGCAGGTATCGCTGGTGGGCGATTTCGACCAGAAGGCCGTGGAAGCCCAGCTCAAGACGGTGCTCGGCGACTGGAACAGCAAGGCCAAGTATGCCCGCGTCGCCAACCCGTTCCGCGCCAGCAAGGCCGCAACGCTGAGCTTCGAGACACCCGACAAGGCCAACGCGTTCTACATCTCCGGCATTGCACTGCCGGTGAAGGACGATGCCCCCGAAGCGCAGGCGCTGCAGGTTGCCAACCGCGTACTCGGTGGTGGCGGTCTCAAGAGCCGGATCGCGGACCGTCTACGCCAGAAGGACGGTATCAGCTACGGTGCGGGTTCGTTCATGCAACTCAGTTCGTACGAGTCCACGGGCGCGCTGGGCATGTTCGCCATTTACGCCCCGCAGAACCTCGCCAAGCTCAAGCAGGGTGTCAGCGAAGAAGTGGCGCGCCTGATCAAGGACGGCATCACCGAGCAGGAACTGGCCGATGCCAAGAGCGGCATCCTGCAAGGCCTGCTGATCAGCCGTACCCAGGACGGATCACTGGCCAGCGCCTTGGCCACCCAGCTGAATCTCGGCCGGACCATGCAGTTCGTGGCGGACAATGAGGCCAAGCTCAAGGCGGTGACGGTGGCCGATGTGAACGCGGTGATCCAGAAGTATCTGGACCCGTCCAAGCTGGTTCAGGTGTATGCCGGCGACTTCGCCAACGCCGCCAAGAAGGCGGAAGCTGCTGCCGCACAAGCCAAGTAAGCTGCTTTGGCCAGCCTGCTAGGGCTGGCATGAAAACGCCCGGCGATGGCCGGGCGTTTTTTTGGTCCGAACGGTGATGGATCAAGCTGCGTGGCCTGGCTCCGGTGCGGGAAAACCCGCCTCGTCTAGCACACTCGGCAGCAGCGCTTCCCAGCGCTGGAAGCTATGGTCACCGCCTTCGTAAATGCTCTGGCGGCAGCCAGCGTAATAATCCACCGCTTCACGGTAGTTGAGCACTTCGTCGGCTGTTTCAGCCAGCAGCCAGTAGCGGTCGGGATGAATCTGCGCCGGTTCGAGGGCACGCAGCTGATCCATATGCCCAGCGGTGACGACAAAGCGCTCGCCGGTATACAGGTTCTCATGCTCACCCAGCAGATTGGCCAGATGCTGGTAGGGGCGCACTGCCGGATTGACCAGCACGGCGCGGCACGCGACCTTTTCTGCTAGCCATGTCGCGAAGAAGCCGCCGAGCGAGCTGCCGACCACAGTCAGACCCGCCGGATCAAGGCGGGTAAGCAGCTCATCAAGCAGGGCAATCGCGCCATCGGGTGTATTGGGGAGTGCCGGACAGTGAAAGTGCTTGGCGTAGCCGCGACGCCGCATTTCGGCCGCAGTTTGCTGCGCCTTGATCGACGCAGGACTGCTGCGAAAACCGTGCAGATAGAGTAGCTGCCTCATACGGGCATATCGAACAGGCGGCTGAAGTTGGCGACTTCCAGTACGGTCCGCACCGGACCGTGCGTATTGAGCAGGCGAACGCTCCGCTGGGCCATGCGCTCGCGCAGGAGCAGCAGCATGCCGAGGCCGGAGCTATCGAGGTAATCCACCCCGGCAAAATCGACATCGAGCCGGTCGATCTCGGGGTTGCTCACGATATCGGCATAAGCCGCACGAAAAGCGCGATGCGCCTCAAAGGTAAAGTGACCCACCAGCACGATGCGGGCGTAATTGCCGTCAGTCTGTGCGCTTGCTTCCATGAGGCCTCCTCATCATGTCTTGTTTTTTTCCAGCCGCACGGGCTCAGGGCTGGAAGTCATAGTCGACGGTCAGCGGCGCATGATCCGAAAACTTGATGTCCTTGAAAATGCTCGCCACTTTGGCCGTGGCCGCAATGCCCGGCGTGGCGATGTGATAATCGATACGCCAGCCTACATCCTTCGCGTAGGCTTGACCACGGTTACTCCACCAAGTGTAGCCGGGTGCCTCAGGATACAAGGTCCGCCAGACATCCACCCAGCCTTGCCCCAGGACATCGGTCAACCACGCGCGTTCCTCGGGCAGAAAACCTGAATTCTTGAGATTGCCCTTCCAGTTTTTCAGGTCGAGCGGTTGATGGGCAATATTCCAGTCGCCACACAGCACAATCTCGCGACCTTCGGCCATCAGGGCCTGCATATGCGGCATGAAGCGAGCCATGAAGGCGAACTTGACCTGTTGGCGCTCCTCGCCTGACGAGCCCGAGGGGAGATACAGCGAAATCACACTGAGCCTGCCGAAATCCGCTCGCAGGTAACGGCCCTCGCTGTCGATATCGGCAATGCCCACGCCTTCGATCACGCGATCAGGCTTGACGCGGCTGTAGAGGCCAACACCGCTGTAACCTTTTTTCTCGGCAGGATGAAAATAGCCGTGATAGCCCGCAGGCGCCTGCATCTGCGCACTCAGATCAGACAGCTGCGCCTTGATTTCCTGCAAGCAGACCACATCCGCGCCGGTGCCGGGTAACCAGTCGAGAAAGCCCTTGTTGGTGGCAGAGCGGATACCGTTGAGATTGGCGGAAATAATGCGCATGGCGACGGCTGTCAGGGGAAATGGTGGTGCCGGGATGATATGCTATAAATTCTCGAAACCCGCTTGAATACGCGTTCATGAGCCTGTCCCGCACCGATTTCATAGCCTTCGCCGTCGCCCAGAATGTGCTTCGCTTTGGTCAGTTCCAGACCAAGGCTGGCCGTCAGTCGCCCTACTTTTTCAATGCGGGCCTGTTTCAGGATGGCGCCAGCATTGGCCGTCTCGCCAAGTTTTACGCCCAGGCGGCATTGGCCTCGGGTGTCCCGTTCGACATGCTGTTCGGCCCCGCCTACAAAGGCATCACGCTAGCGGCCACCACGGCGGTTGCACTTGCCGAAAATGGGCGCAATGTGCCGTTTTGTTTCAATCGCAAAGAGGCCAAGGATCATGGCGAAGGCGGCACCCTGGTTGGTGCGCCACTCAAGGGCAAGGTACTGATCATCGATGATGTGATCTCGGCCGGCACTTCGGTGCGTGAATCGGTTGAGCTGATCCGCGCCAATGGGGCCGAACCCGCAGGCGTACTGATCGCACTGGATCGTCAGGAACGCGGGCAGGGTGTGCAGTCTGCAGTACAGGAGGTGTCCAGCCAGTACGGGATTCCCGTTGTGGCGATTGCTACCTTGCATGATTTGATCGACTATCTGCATGGCCAGCCCGAACTGGAACGCAATTTGCAGGCGGTTGAACGTTATCGCGCCGAATTCGGCGTTGCCTGAGGAAAACCGATGCCCCTTCGTTGGCATGCTGCCTTACTGCTGATCTTGCCGTTATGTGTAACGGCAGGGGAGCGCTTGTACAAATGGGTCGATGAAAACGGCAAAATCCAGTACAGCGACAAGCCGCCCCAACAACAGACGGAAAAGGGCACCACCATCCTCAACAAGCAGGGTGTTCCCCTCAAAAAGACGGATGGCTATCTCAACGCCGAACAGCGCATTGCCCGCGAGGCCGAGCTGGCAAAGCGGCGTGCTGAAGCACAAAAGGCAGAGGATGCCCGCCGCCGTGACAAGGCCTTGATGAGCAGCTTCAACAAGACCAGCGAGATCGATGCGATTCGTGACCGGAATATCGAGCAGCTCAATGCCGGTATCCAGTCCGACAATATCCGCAGCGAAGTCGTCCGCA belongs to Chitinimonas sp. BJYL2 and includes:
- a CDS encoding pitrilysin family protein, which produces MRFTTLSLVLATSLGFALPLHAAESAVQDPRPAQLLAGAKASKFTAVEGITEYRLANGLRVLLFPDASKPTTTVNVTYMVGSRHENYGETGMAHLLEHLVFKGTPSLPGKTIVEEFAKRGMRFNGTTFYDRTNYFETFAASDDNLDWALKMEADRMVNSYIAKSDLESEFTVVRNEMESGENNPGRNLWERMTATAYQWHNYGKSTIGARTDVENVKIENLQAFYRTYYQPDNATLIVTGKFDEAKTLARIEQYFGAIPKATRALPQLYTKDPVQDGAREVSVVRVGDTQLIGAIYHIAPGAHVDAAHAELLAFILGDTPTGRLHKALVEKKKVAGIEAESMGLHDPGYILFFANLNKSQSRDEAKKAMLQVIEGVKKQPITEEELKRAKTAILNNFEKTLSDPVAAGISLSESVANGDWRLFFLTRDRIESATVADVQKVAENYLIENNRTFGQFIPADKPVRANMPAAPELGKLLADYKGKAAVAAGEAFDPSPANIDKRTVRLTLANGAKVALLPKVTRGNTVNGQIVLRMGDENSLFGKRETAQLVAGMLTRGAGKLNRQQISDRLDELKAKLSVGTADGNTVSVSFETKRDKLAETLALIRDVLRAPTFPEAELEQFRTEWVTGVEERRRQPDAIAQNELTRHDNPYKKGDVRYAGTFEEQIAAVKAVKLADLKAFHQQFYGAGNAQVSLVGDFDQKAVEAQLKTVLGDWNSKAKYARVANPFRASKAATLSFETPDKANAFYISGIALPVKDDAPEAQALQVANRVLGGGGLKSRIADRLRQKDGISYGAGSFMQLSSYESTGALGMFAIYAPQNLAKLKQGVSEEVARLIKDGITEQELADAKSGILQGLLISRTQDGSLASALATQLNLGRTMQFVADNEAKLKAVTVADVNAVIQKYLDPSKLVQVYAGDFANAAKKAEAAAAQAK
- a CDS encoding YqiA/YcfP family alpha/beta fold hydrolase, giving the protein MRQLLYLHGFRSSPASIKAQQTAAEMRRRGYAKHFHCPALPNTPDGAIALLDELLTRLDPAGLTVVGSSLGGFFATWLAEKVACRAVLVNPAVRPYQHLANLLGEHENLYTGERFVVTAGHMDQLRALEPAQIHPDRYWLLAETADEVLNYREAVDYYAGCRQSIYEGGDHSFQRWEALLPSVLDEAGFPAPEPGHAA
- a CDS encoding STAS domain-containing protein produces the protein MEASAQTDGNYARIVLVGHFTFEAHRAFRAAYADIVSNPEIDRLDVDFAGVDYLDSSGLGMLLLLRERMAQRSVRLLNTHGPVRTVLEVANFSRLFDMPV
- a CDS encoding exodeoxyribonuclease III, which encodes MRIISANLNGIRSATNKGFLDWLPGTGADVVCLQEIKAQLSDLSAQMQAPAGYHGYFHPAEKKGYSGVGLYSRVKPDRVIEGVGIADIDSEGRYLRADFGRLSVISLYLPSGSSGEERQQVKFAFMARFMPHMQALMAEGREIVLCGDWNIAHQPLDLKNWKGNLKNSGFLPEERAWLTDVLGQGWVDVWRTLYPEAPGYTWWSNRGQAYAKDVGWRIDYHIATPGIAATAKVASIFKDIKFSDHAPLTVDYDFQP
- the pyrE gene encoding orotate phosphoribosyltransferase; translated protein: MSLSRTDFIAFAVAQNVLRFGQFQTKAGRQSPYFFNAGLFQDGASIGRLAKFYAQAALASGVPFDMLFGPAYKGITLAATTAVALAENGRNVPFCFNRKEAKDHGEGGTLVGAPLKGKVLIIDDVISAGTSVRESVELIRANGAEPAGVLIALDRQERGQGVQSAVQEVSSQYGIPVVAIATLHDLIDYLHGQPELERNLQAVERYRAEFGVA
- a CDS encoding DUF4124 domain-containing protein — its product is MPLRWHAALLLILPLCVTAGERLYKWVDENGKIQYSDKPPQQQTEKGTTILNKQGVPLKKTDGYLNAEQRIAREAELAKRRAEAQKAEDARRRDKALMSSFNKTSEIDAIRDRNIEQLNAGIQSDNIRSEVVRKRLDGLEKREASMLKANKPVPDNLQNDIKSAKDELGKIAAHIEQQKKDIETTRQRAEADKKRLIELRGESVRDK